From a single Synergistota bacterium genomic region:
- the rpmJ gene encoding 50S ribosomal protein L36 yields the protein MKIRASVKPRCEKCKIVRRKGQIRIICSNPRHKQKQG from the coding sequence TTGAAAATCAGAGCTTCTGTTAAACCAAGATGTGAAAAATGTAAGATAGTTAGGCGCAAGGGGCAGATAAGAATCATATGCTCTAATCCCCGCCACAAACAAAAACAAGGATAA